TGCTGATGTGGGTGATCGCCAACATTCCGCCGACGACGCTGATGCGCTTCGCGGTCCCGCTGTATTCGTTCGGGGTCGCGCTACTGGTCGCGGTCGCGCTGTTCGGGATGACCAAGAAGGGCGCGAAACGCTGGCTGAACGTCGGCGTCGTGATTCAGCCGTCGGAAATCCTCAAGATCGCGACACCGCTGATGCTCGCGTGGTATTACCAGCGCCGCGAAGGCGGGCTGCGCTGGTACGATTTCGTCGCCGCGTTCGGGATCCTGATGGTGCCGGTCGGACTGATCGCCAAGCAGCCCGACCTCGGCACGGGCCTGCTCGTGTTCGCGGCCGGCTTCTTCGTGATCTATCTCGCCGGCCTGTCGTTCAAGCTGATCGTGCCGGTGCTTGTCGCGGGCGTGATCGCGGTCGGCTCGATCGCCGTGTTCGAAGAGCGCATCTGCCAGCCCGAAGTGCAGTGGCCGCTGATGCACGACTACCAGAAGCACCGCGTGTGCACGCTGCTCGACCCGACCTCCGACCCGCTCGGCAAGGGCTTCCACACGATCCAGGCCGTGATCGCGATCGGCTCGGGCGGCGTGCTCGGCAAGGGCTACCTGAAAGGCACGCAGGCCCACCTCGAGTTCATTCCGGAGAAACACACCGACTTCATCTTCGCGGTGTTCTCCGAAGAATGGGGGCTCGTCGGCGGCCTCGTGCTGCTGACGCTGTACATGGCGCTGATCGCTCGCGGGCTCTATATCGCCGCGCAGGGCGCGACGCTGTTCGGCCGGCTGCTCGCGGGATCGCTCACGCTCGCGTTCTTCGTCTATGCGTTCGTCAACATCGGGATGGTGAGCGGCGTGCTGCCCGTCGTCGGCGTGCCGTTGCCGTTCATGAGCTACGGCGGCACCGCACTCACGACGCTCGGCATCGCGATCGGGATGATCATGAGCGTCGGGCGACAGCGACGGCTGATGAAGAGCTGACGCCACGGCGCGACACATCGCCGCCGGCAGCGCAGTCGCGACAATGAAAAACGGCGCCTCGTGAACTGCACCCCAAAAGTTGGACTAGATCCAACCTTTGGGTTGTTTTTCATTGGGCAGGTCGAATGCGGTACGTGCC
The sequence above is a segment of the Burkholderia diffusa genome. Coding sequences within it:
- the rodA gene encoding rod shape-determining protein RodA; this encodes MQFDKRAWLDKIKQMFAGFDRPLALIVFLLLCVGIVTLYSASIDMPGRVEDQLRNILLTFVLMWVIANIPPTTLMRFAVPLYSFGVALLVAVALFGMTKKGAKRWLNVGVVIQPSEILKIATPLMLAWYYQRREGGLRWYDFVAAFGILMVPVGLIAKQPDLGTGLLVFAAGFFVIYLAGLSFKLIVPVLVAGVIAVGSIAVFEERICQPEVQWPLMHDYQKHRVCTLLDPTSDPLGKGFHTIQAVIAIGSGGVLGKGYLKGTQAHLEFIPEKHTDFIFAVFSEEWGLVGGLVLLTLYMALIARGLYIAAQGATLFGRLLAGSLTLAFFVYAFVNIGMVSGVLPVVGVPLPFMSYGGTALTTLGIAIGMIMSVGRQRRLMKS